The following nucleotide sequence is from Calidithermus timidus DSM 17022.
AGGAGCTCGGCGGGCGCATCCGCTACGGCGCCGAGGTGCGCCGGATCAACGTCGCCCGCCAGGGCGGCCGGAAGGTCGCCACCGGCGTCACGCTGGCCTCGGGCGAGGTGCTGCAAGCCGACGTGGTGGTCTCCAACGCCGACTACGCCCACACCTACCTCAAGCTCGTCGAACCGCAGTACCGCTTCTGGAACGCCGACCCGGTGGTGCGGGCTCGCCGGCAGAGCATGTCGCTGGTGGTGATCTACTTCGGCTTCAAGGCCGACGGCAGCGAGGGCGAGCGGCTGCGCCACCACAACATCATCCTGGGGCCGCGCTACGAGGGGTTGCTCAAAGACATCTTCGGGCGCAAGGTGTTGGCCAAGGACTTCTCGCAGTACCTGCACGTCCCCACCCTCACCGACCCCTCGCTGGCCCCGCCCGCTCACCACGCCGCCTATACCCTGGTCCCCGTGCCCCACAACGGCTCCGGGCTCGACTGGGAGCTCTTGGGCGAGCCCTTCGCGAACAAGGTGCTGGGCTTCCTCGAGCAGCGCGGCTACCTCCCCAACCTCTCCGAGCGCCTGGTCTACAAGAGCTTCGTCACCCCCGACTACTTCGAGCACACCCTGCTCTCCCACCTCGGCAACGCCTTCGGCCCCGAGCCCATCCTGACGCAGTCGGCCTTCTTCCGACCCCACAACCGCTCGGAAGACGTCGCCGGGCTCTACCTGGTGGGCGCAGGGGTTCAGCCCGGCGCGGGCACCCCCAGCGTGATGATGTCGGCCAAGATGACCGCCCGCCTCATCGCCCAGGACTTCGGCCTGCCCTTAGAGGGCAGTGACGCGCGCTCGCCCCAGGTGGTGGAGCCCGTAGCATGAGGCAGAAGGGTGAAGGGGTAAAAAGGTAAAAAGCGGAGAACACCCCTCACCTTTTGCCCTTTTAGCCTCCCGTGACCCTATGGACATCGCCGCTCGCAAGCGCAAGCACCTCGAGGTCTGCCTCGAGGGACCTGTGAACTACGCCCGCCTGACCACGGGGCTCGAGCGCTACCGTCTGGCCTACCGGGCGCTGCCCGAGCTGCGCTTGGAGGACGTAGACCTCTCGACTTGCTTCCTGGGCAAGCGGCTGGCCGCGCCCTTTTTGATCGGGGCCATGACCGGGGGTGAAGAGTACGGGGGGCGCATCAACCGGGCGCTGGCCGAGGCCGCCGAGCGGGTGGGGGTGGGGATGATGCTGGGCAGCCAGCGGGTGATGCTGGAGAAGCCGCAGAGCAGGGCCAGCTTCCAGGTGCGTGAGGTGGCCCCCACCGCGCTGCTGATCGGTAACCTGGGGCTGGTGCAGCTCAACCGGGGTTACACCGCCGAACACCTGCGCCGCGCGGTCGAGGCGGTGGGCGCCGATGCCCTTGCCCTACACGCCAACCCCCTGCAAGAGGCCGTGCAGCGCGGCGACACCGACTTCGCGGGCCTGAGGGCCAAGCTGGAGCAGGTCCTGCGGGAAGTCTCCTTCCCCGTATTGCTCAAGGAGGTGGGGCACGGCTTTTCGGGGGAGGTGGCCCGGGGGCTCGTCGGCCTGCCGCTGGCCGCGCTCGACGTGGCCGGGGCCGGGGGCACCAACTGGGCCAGGGTCGAGGAGCTGGTGCGCTACGGCGAGGTGCGCCATCCCGAGCTCTGCGAGGTCGGGCTGCCCACCGCCCAGGCCCTCGTCGAGTGCCGCGCGGCCCTGCCCGGCCTGCCCTTGGTGGCCTCCGGGGGTATCCGCAGCGGCACTGACGCCGCCAAGGCCCTGGCGCTGGGGGCGCAGGCGGTGGCGGTGGCGCGGCCCCTGCTGGAGCCTGCCCTGCAGGGCCCCGACGCGGTAGTGGCCTGGCTCGAGGACTTCCTCTGGGAGTTGCGCGTGGCGCTCTACGCCGTGGGGGCCCGCACCCCAGCCGAAGCCCTGGGGCGCGTCGTGGCAGTCTAAAGTTTTGATTAACCGAAGATTTATGAACAAAAAAACCGGCTCCAGGGCCGGTTTGCTCTACTTTGGTTGCGGGGACAGGATTTGAACCTGTGACCTTCGGGTTATGAGCCCGACGAGCTACCAGACTGCTCCACCCCGCGCCGTGAGGGTCTTCCCGCCAAGCCTCGCCAGGCTATCAGGGGAGCGTTCGGGTGTCAACCCATTAGTTCACCCTGGCCCAGCGTGCTCCGTTGCGCGTGCTAGAATTCCTGCCAGCATGACCCAAGATTTCGGGAGAAACGCTATGAAAGCAACCTGGTTGGCCCTTGTGCTCTCTTCGCTGGCTTGGGCCCAGCAGCCAAGCGTGGACGACCTCCTCAAGCGAGGGTTGGCCGCGCTCGAGGCGGGCCGCAACGCCGAAGCCGCACAACTGTGCGAACAGGTGGTCACCCGCGAGTACACCAACTACAGCGGACACTTCTGCCTTGGTCTGGCCCTCTACCGACAGGCTGACCTCAAGGGAGCCCGCTTCGAGTTCACCCAGCTCACCCTGCTGGCCCCCGACCGCTTCGAGGGCTGGTTCAACCTGGGCGTGACCCTCGACCGCCTGGGAGAGTCTGCTGAGGCCGCCCAGGCCCTGGCCAAGGCCATCGAGGTCGGGGAGAAGGCCGGGGTAGCCCCCGCCGACCTGCGCACTTCCTACTTAGGCCTGGCCAAGGCCCAGCGCGACCAGAAGCAGTACGAGCAGGCCGCCGCTACCCTGGCAGACGCGTTGAAGAAGTTCGCGAACGACCCGGAGGTCACCTTCCTATTGGCCGATAGCCTCTACCGCGCGGGCAAGCCCCTCGAGGCGCTGCCTTACCTCTACACCCTGCTCAACCAGAACCGCGCCAACGTGGGTGCGGTGAGCCTG
It contains:
- the crtI gene encoding phytoene desaturase family protein codes for the protein MNFAPKKALVIGSGIGGLAMGIRLCSLGFDTTVLEKLDAPGGRAYVRRAQGFTFDMGPTVITVPHFIEELFSLGRGDPRLGQPDFPPAVLGEDKRVREGVSGGPNTSRYVTLVPILPFYRIYFDDGTFFDYDGDPIRTREQIRALAPEDLEGYERFHRDAKAIFERGFLELGHTYFGDVGTMLRVVPDLLRLDAVRTLFSFAKKYFKNPKMQQLFSFETLLVGGNPLSVPAIYAMIHFVEKTWGIHFAMGGTGALVRGLVRKLEELGGRIRYGAEVRRINVARQGGRKVATGVTLASGEVLQADVVVSNADYAHTYLKLVEPQYRFWNADPVVRARRQSMSLVVIYFGFKADGSEGERLRHHNIILGPRYEGLLKDIFGRKVLAKDFSQYLHVPTLTDPSLAPPAHHAAYTLVPVPHNGSGLDWELLGEPFANKVLGFLEQRGYLPNLSERLVYKSFVTPDYFEHTLLSHLGNAFGPEPILTQSAFFRPHNRSEDVAGLYLVGAGVQPGAGTPSVMMSAKMTARLIAQDFGLPLEGSDARSPQVVEPVA
- the fni gene encoding type 2 isopentenyl-diphosphate Delta-isomerase, yielding MDIAARKRKHLEVCLEGPVNYARLTTGLERYRLAYRALPELRLEDVDLSTCFLGKRLAAPFLIGAMTGGEEYGGRINRALAEAAERVGVGMMLGSQRVMLEKPQSRASFQVREVAPTALLIGNLGLVQLNRGYTAEHLRRAVEAVGADALALHANPLQEAVQRGDTDFAGLRAKLEQVLREVSFPVLLKEVGHGFSGEVARGLVGLPLAALDVAGAGGTNWARVEELVRYGEVRHPELCEVGLPTAQALVECRAALPGLPLVASGGIRSGTDAAKALALGAQAVAVARPLLEPALQGPDAVVAWLEDFLWELRVALYAVGARTPAEALGRVVAV